A window of the Brassica napus cultivar Da-Ae chromosome A2, Da-Ae, whole genome shotgun sequence genome harbors these coding sequences:
- the LOC106394715 gene encoding potassium transporter 6-like, with the protein MDIESRTYQNIVKKESWRTVLTLAYQSLGVVYGDLSTSPLYVYKSTFAEDIHHTESNDEIFGVLSFIFWTITLVPLFKYVFIVLRADDNGEGGTFALYSLLCRHARVNSLPSCQLADEQLIEYNGSSSLEMAAQTGFAARLKSTLEKQRVLQKVLLVLALIGTCMVIGDGVLTPAISVFSAVSGVELSTAKEHHKYIEVPAACIILIGLFALQHYGTHRVGFLFAPVILLWLMCISAIGVYNIIHWNPHVYQALSPYYMYKFLKKTQSRGWMSLGGILLCITGSEAMFADLGHFSQLSIQIAFTSLVYPSLILAYMGQAAYLSQHHAIASEYNIGFYVSVPEKLRWPVLVIAILAAVVGSQAIITGTFSIIKQCSALGCFPKVKIVHTSSKIHGQIYIPEINWILMILCLAVTIGFRDTRRLGNASGLAVITVMLVTTCLMSLVIVLCWHKNIFFAIAFVLFFGTIESLYFSASLIKFLEGAWVPIALSLCFLAAMCTWHYGTLKRYEFDVQNKVSVNWLLSLGQTLGIKRVRGIGLIHTELVSGVPAIFSHFVTNLPAFHQVLVFLCVKSVPVPHVRPEERFLVGRVGPKQFRMYRCIVRYGYRDVHKDDIEFEGDLVCSIAEFVRSEAETAVVETNGEGERMAVVGTCSTYMQGFEEGSDVDEMDKPGTSEILSPKLKKKKSKVKKKVRFVVPETPKIEKETREELMELTEAREGGVAYIMGNAYMRAKHGSGLVKRLAINVGYEFLRRNTRGPRTALTSPYASTLEVGMIYHV; encoded by the exons ATGGATATCGAATCAAGGACTTATCAGAACATCGTCAAG AAGGAATCATGGAGAACAGTGTTGACATTAGCGTACCAGAGCCTAGGCGTAGTATACGGAGATTTAAGCACTTCTCCTCTATACGTCTACAAAAGCACATTCGCCGAAGACATTCACCACACCGAGTCCAACGACGAGATCTTCGGTGTTCTGTCTTTCATCTTCTGGACCATCACTCTCGTCCCTCTCTTCAAATACGTCTTTATAGTCCTCAGAGCAGACGACAATGGCGAAGGAGGCACCTTCGCTCTCTACTCGCTCCTCTGTCGACACGCGCGGGTCAACTCGCTACCCAGTTGCCAGCTGGCGGACGAGCAGCTCATCGAGTACAACGGATCGTCGTCGTTGGAGATGGCTGCTCAGACGGGTTTCGCGGCGAGGTTGAAGAGTACGCTTGAGAAGCAGAGAGTGTTGCAGAAGGTTTTGCTTGTGTTGGCTTTGATTGGGACTTGTATGGTCATTGGTGACGGTGTTCTTACGCCTGCGATTTCAG TTTTCTCTGCAGTGTCTGGTGTTGAGCTTTCAACGGCCAAGGAGCATCACAAGT ATATAGAAGTCCCTGCTGCTTGTATAATCCTGATAGGTTTGTTTGCGCTTCAACACTACGGCACACACCGGGTCGGGTTCTTGTTCGCACCAGTTATCCTCTTGTGGCTAATGTGCATTAGCGCCATCGGTGTTTACAACATTATCCATTGGAACCCGCATGTGTATCAAGCGCTCTCTCCTTATTACATGTACAAGTTCCTCAAGAAAACTCAAAGCAGAGGCTGGATGTCTCTTGGTGGGATCTTGCTCTGCATTACAGGCTCAGAAGCTATGTTTGCTGATCTCGGTCACTTCTCTCAACTCTCAATCCAG ATTGCTTTTACATCACTTGTTTACCCATCCTTGATACTCGCCTACATGGGGCAAGCAGCGTATCTCTCTCAGCATCATGCCATCGCGAGCGAGTACAATATTGGGTTCTATGTATCTGTACCGGAGAAGTTGAGATGGCCTGTTCTTGTGATCGCTATACTCGCTGCTGTTGTTGGAAGTCAAGCTATTATCACTGGAACGTTCTCGATCATTAAACAGTGCTCTGCGTTGGGATGCTTCCCTAAAGTGAAGATTGTTCATACATCGTCCAAGATCCACGGTCAGATTTACATCCCCGAGATCAACTGGATCTTGATGATCCTCTGTTTAGCTGTCACCATCGGTTTCAGAGACACAAGGCGTTTGGGTAATGCTTCAG GTTTGGCGGTAATAACCGTTATGCTGGTGACGACATGTCTGATGTCACTAGTGATCGTGCTCTGCTGGCACAAGAACATCTTCTTCGCCATCGCTTTCGTCCTCTTTTTCGGCACGATCGAGTCTCTCTACTTCTCAGCTTCCCTCATCAAATTCCTCGAAGGCGCGTGGGTCCCCATCGCCCTCTCCTTATGCTTCCTCGCCGCGATGTGCACGTGGCACTACGGGACGCTCAAGCGGTACGAGTTCGACGTCCAAAACAAAGTCTCCGTCAACTGGCTCCTCAGCCTCGGCCAAACCCTCGGGATCAAACGTGTCCGCGGCATCGGACTCATACACACCGAGCTCGTCTCCGGCGTGCCGGCCATCTTCTCTCATTTCGTGACCAACCTCCCTGCTTTCCACCAGGTTCTCGTCTTCCTCTGCGTCAAATCCGTCCCCGTGCCGCACGTGCGGCCCGAGGAACGGTTTCTTGTGGGCCGCGTTGGGCCGAAACAGTTTAGAATGTACCGTTGCATCGTGCGGTATGGGTACCGCGATGTTCATAAAGACGACATCGAGTTTGAAGGCGATCTTGTGTGTAGCATAGCCGAGTTTGTACGTTCAGAAGCTGAAACCGCTGTCGTGGAGACCAACGGAGAGGGTGAAAGAATGGCCGTGGTCGGAACTTGTTCAACGTACATGCAAGGGTTCGAGGAGGGAAGCGATGTTGACGAGATGGATAAGCCGGGGACATCAGAGATCCTATCACcgaagctgaagaagaagaagagtaaggTCAAGAAGAAAGTGAGGTTTGTCGTGCCGGAGACTCCGAAGATAGAGAAGGAGACGAGAGAGGAGCTGATGGAGCTAACGGAGGCGCGTGAGGGAGGCGTGGCTTATATAATGGGGAACGCGTATATGAGAGCGAAGCATGGATCAGGGTTGGTGAAGAGACTGGCTATTAACGTTGGGTACGAGTTTCTTAGGAGGAACAC